The proteins below are encoded in one region of Edaphobacter bradus:
- a CDS encoding oligosaccharide flippase family protein encodes MLAGLSSSDRRPSSDSVGVARDQIRGSSLFMVGNVFSLAITFLPHLVLVRYLTTEAFGHWAYALSLVTVGKTYALGFNEAMSRFVPIYHAKQESSKALGSIVVVFAVTLLISCSLITIFAVASHPILEILTKGREPVGLLLILMILIPLETTDLLIMNLFACFARTREVFWGRYILPPVLRATVIALTVFRHEGLSFLAYGYLLVEFLTIVSFGALLVRELRRQKMLQHLKCVRFPVREIFGFSVPLMGSNVIGMIGGSIPVLLLGYFHPISTVAYYRVVLPAAGLSGMIPGNFMPLYMPSASRLFAKGDTRGINHLFWETSLWMSALAFPIFLITCCSARTLTSFLYGARYAPSASILAILSLGYFSNVIFAFSGVTLKVLGKVRLMVILNIVTPIIIVVLNLLFIPRYGAIGAAVATASGLIVQNILRQLGLWLGGEGISFFEKRYASFFLVLAASFLGLYFIQLFTPNNIYVALSLALAVSGVVLCLIKKQLNVADTFPEILRLPIVGKLFA; translated from the coding sequence ATGTTAGCCGGTCTCAGTTCGTCGGACAGAAGACCAAGCAGCGACTCTGTAGGTGTCGCGCGCGACCAGATTCGTGGCTCCAGCTTGTTCATGGTCGGAAACGTGTTCTCCCTGGCGATCACGTTTCTTCCTCATCTGGTGCTGGTACGCTACCTGACTACTGAAGCGTTTGGTCACTGGGCTTATGCATTGTCTCTGGTAACGGTAGGCAAGACATACGCACTTGGATTCAATGAAGCGATGAGTCGCTTCGTGCCCATATATCATGCAAAACAAGAGTCGTCGAAGGCGCTCGGCAGTATCGTTGTGGTTTTTGCAGTGACGCTTCTGATCAGCTGCTCTCTGATTACAATCTTCGCTGTGGCGTCCCACCCGATTCTGGAGATTCTTACAAAAGGCAGAGAGCCGGTCGGCCTGCTGTTGATCCTGATGATTCTGATTCCGCTAGAAACCACGGATCTTTTGATCATGAACTTGTTCGCTTGCTTCGCTCGGACTCGGGAGGTCTTCTGGGGGCGATACATTCTCCCGCCTGTGCTGCGGGCGACCGTGATCGCGTTGACGGTGTTTCGGCATGAGGGGCTGTCGTTCCTTGCGTATGGCTATCTACTGGTCGAGTTCCTCACTATTGTTTCGTTTGGCGCGCTGCTCGTTCGCGAATTGCGCCGGCAGAAGATGCTTCAACATCTAAAGTGCGTCAGGTTTCCGGTTCGCGAGATCTTCGGATTTAGTGTGCCACTGATGGGCTCGAACGTGATCGGCATGATTGGTGGCTCAATCCCAGTGTTACTTCTTGGGTACTTCCATCCAATCTCAACGGTTGCCTACTACCGCGTCGTGCTGCCTGCTGCAGGTCTGAGCGGTATGATTCCGGGGAATTTCATGCCGCTCTATATGCCATCAGCCTCGCGTCTATTCGCTAAGGGCGATACCCGTGGGATCAACCACCTCTTTTGGGAAACCTCGCTTTGGATGAGCGCGCTGGCATTTCCGATCTTCCTTATCACTTGCTGCTCTGCACGAACGCTAACAAGCTTTCTCTATGGCGCACGGTATGCGCCTTCGGCCTCAATTCTGGCGATCCTCTCGCTTGGCTATTTCTCCAACGTTATTTTCGCCTTCAGCGGCGTGACCTTGAAAGTTCTTGGCAAGGTCCGCTTGATGGTGATCCTGAATATTGTGACTCCGATCATCATCGTAGTACTGAACCTGTTGTTCATTCCGCGCTACGGAGCTATCGGCGCTGCGGTCGCAACAGCATCAGGCCTGATTGTGCAGAATATCCTCCGGCAGCTGGGGTTGTGGCTAGGAGGTGAGGGCATCAGCTTCTTTGAAAAACGGTATGCCTCGTTCTTTCTAGTGCTTGCGGCGAGCTTCCTTGGTCTGTATTTTATCCAACTCTTCACTCCCAATAATATCTACGTCGCGCTGTCGCTTGCGCTCGCTGTTTCGGGAGTGGTGTTGTGCCTGATTAAGAAGCAGCTTAACGTTGCAGACACGTTCCCGGAAATTCTCCGACTTCCGATCGTTGGCAAGCTTTTCGCTTGA
- a CDS encoding glycosyltransferase translates to MAGTAQTPLDKQIAKTPSRANPQHRGWSRTSICHVCEGGAWAGAEVQASTLLRALAKHPEVSLQAIILKEGRLAHELRSDGVVVQVVDEEGKSFPRMISECSEFVKSRNIQILHSHSYKENLVALMLSRICRVPYLVRTEHGHPEPYSVVRNLKHWCVLAADRLGANTADQLVSVSSDLGEYWKRHVNPQKVTVIRNGVDPERVSSRFRPDEAKQRLGIPGDSFVVGTVARLECIKRHDLFVMTAGYLAEKIPNGNFLIVGGGRQKDSLQRLIHDFRLQERVSLLGERDDVYDVLRAMDVLLICSDHEGIPMVMLEAMALGVAVVSRRVGGVSEVIQDGVNGILVPSDDPRELGRACMSIYNKPRLRKELTQVACDEVHRKYSAEKNAETMVELYQSICYARAQ, encoded by the coding sequence ATGGCCGGTACAGCGCAAACTCCTTTGGACAAGCAGATAGCCAAAACGCCAAGTCGCGCTAATCCGCAGCATCGCGGATGGAGTCGTACTTCCATTTGTCACGTTTGTGAGGGCGGCGCCTGGGCTGGGGCCGAAGTGCAGGCCTCTACGCTATTGCGAGCGCTCGCAAAACATCCTGAAGTCAGCCTCCAGGCAATCATCCTTAAGGAGGGCCGGCTAGCTCACGAATTGCGTAGTGACGGAGTCGTGGTGCAAGTCGTCGACGAAGAGGGGAAGAGCTTCCCGCGGATGATCTCCGAATGCTCAGAGTTTGTGAAGAGCAGAAATATACAGATTCTGCACTCTCACAGCTACAAGGAGAACCTTGTGGCGCTAATGCTCTCTCGCATTTGTAGAGTGCCGTATCTGGTCCGGACCGAGCATGGCCATCCTGAGCCGTATTCAGTCGTTCGCAATCTGAAGCACTGGTGCGTTCTGGCAGCAGATCGTCTGGGAGCCAACACGGCGGACCAACTTGTCAGCGTCAGTTCAGACCTGGGCGAATATTGGAAGCGGCATGTAAATCCGCAAAAGGTGACTGTCATTCGGAATGGAGTAGATCCGGAGCGCGTGAGTTCCAGGTTTAGACCTGACGAAGCAAAGCAGCGGCTGGGCATCCCAGGCGACAGCTTTGTCGTGGGGACTGTTGCTCGACTGGAATGCATAAAACGGCATGATCTCTTCGTGATGACGGCAGGCTATCTTGCAGAGAAGATTCCGAACGGGAATTTCCTCATTGTCGGCGGAGGACGTCAGAAGGACTCTTTGCAGCGGTTGATTCACGATTTCCGCCTGCAGGAACGCGTCTCTCTGCTTGGCGAGCGCGATGACGTTTATGACGTGCTGCGTGCGATGGATGTTCTGCTAATTTGCTCCGACCATGAAGGCATCCCCATGGTCATGCTGGAGGCAATGGCATTGGGAGTCGCGGTGGTTTCACGCAGGGTAGGTGGCGTGTCCGAAGTGATTCAGGATGGAGTGAATGGAATATTGGTCCCATCTGATGATCCAAGGGAGCTAGGTCGAGCTTGTATGTCCATCTACAATAAGCCCCGCTTGCGGAAAGAACTTACTCAAGTTGCCTGCGATGAGGTACACCGCAAGTATTCAGCGGAAAAGAATGCCGAGACCATGGTGGAGTTATACCAATCCATCTGTTACGCGCGTGCGCAGTAG